GGTGAGGCTGCCGTCGGCCGCGAGCGGGGCGAGGGCGGCCTCGATCTCGGCGTCGGCGACCTCGCCGGCGCAGACCAGCATCATCGCGAAGTGGCCGCGCAGCAGCGTCATCGTGGAGTCCTCGAGGTTGAGGCCCAGTCCTGCGAGCCGACCCGTGGTCTCGGCGATGATGCCGGGGCGGTCGTGGCCGAGGACGGTGATGGCGTGGGAGGTCACGGCGTCACCTTCTCAGACGCCGGGACGGGTCAGCGCGCGAGCCCGCTCGAGGACCGCGTCCGTCATGTCCGCGGTGAGCCGCCCGGTGTAGGTGTTGTGCGGTGACGGGTGGTAGCAGCCGAGCAGGGTGACGTCGCCGAGGCGGACCTCCTCGCCGTGCCCGAACCGCGGTCGTCGCGCCGGGGCGGGCGCGCCCGCGGCGACCAGCGAGCGGACCGCGCCGTTCCAGCCGAACGCGCCGAGCGCCACCACCGCGCGCACCGACGGGAGCAGCGCGAGCTCGGCCGCGATCCACGGCGCGCAGGTGTCGCGCTCGACCACGGTGGGCTTGTTGTCGGGCGGCGCGCACCGGACCGTGGCGACCATCCGCGCGCCCAGCAGCCGCTGGCCGTCGCCTGCGTGCTCGCTGCCGGGCTGGGTCGCCCACCCGGTGCGGTGCAGGCTGGCGAAGATCCAGTCGGCGCTCGGGTCGCCGGTGAAGATCCGCCCGGTGCGGTTGCCGCCGTTGGCGGCGGGCGCGAGCCCGACGACGAGCAATGACGGGTCGGGGTCGCCCCAGCCGGGGATCGGACGGCCCCAGTAGGGCTGGTCGGCGAACGACGCGCGCTTGTCGCGGGCCACGTCCTCGCGCCACTGCACCAGCCGCGGGCAGGCCGCGCAGACGCTGACCCGCGCCTCGAGCCCGGCCAGGTCGGCGTCCGCGGCGAGGCGGCGTACGTCGTCGGCGTCGCGCGCGACCGGCGTGGCCGCGGTCGCCGGGTCGTCCGGCCACCCCGTCCCCGGCGTCACGGGGCTGTCGAACGCCCCGCCCACCACCGGGTGCGGCAGGAGCGTCACGACTCACCGCCCGATCGCGGCCGCGATGCCGTGCAGGATGTCGGCCTCGGAGACCAGGTGGACCGGCACCGGCACGCGACGGAGGACGCGGTCCCAGATCAGCGCCCCGGCGTCGATCACGTCGGCGCGCCCGGGGTGCATGTAGGGCAGCGCCCGGCGCTCCTCGACGCTCAGCGCGATCAGGTCGGCGACGAACCGGGAGGTGTCGGCGTTGGAGAGCTCTGCGCCGTCGAAGGCCTCGCGGTCGTAGGCCGGCAGGTCCAGCACGCCGCAGGCGAGGGTCTTGATCGTGCCCGAGGTGCCGATGACGGTGCGCGCCCGGTCGAGCGGGACGCCCGAGGTGTCGAGCGTGCGGTCGATGTCGGCGACGCAGGCGGCGACCTCGTCGGCGGTGGGCGGATCGCCGTGCAGGTGCCGCTCGTGCAGCCGCACCGAACCGATGTCCATCGACACCGCCTGCCGCTCCCCGGCCTCGCCGAGCACCAGCTCGGTGGAGCCTCCGCCGATGTCGACCACCAGCACCGGCTCCTCGGGCGCCGCGGCCCGCCCGGCGATCGCGCCGGCGAAGACCAGGGCGGCCTCCTCCGGACCCGACAGCACCTCGGGCTCGACCCCGAGCCGGCGGCGTACGCCCTGGGCGAAGACCGCGGCGTTGCTCGCGTCGCGGGTGGCGGAGGTGGCGCAGAAGCGGAGCCGCCCGGCCGCCACCCCGTGCTCGGCGACCACGGCGGCGAACTCGTCGATCGCGGCGAACGTGCGCGCCAGCGCCTCGTCGGCCAGCTCGCCGGTGCGGTCGACACCCTGCCCGAGGCGCACCACGCGCGAGTCGCGCAGCACGACGTCGACGCCGCCGTCGGTCCGGACCCGGCCCACGAGGACCTTGATCGAGTTGGTGCCGCAGTCGATCGCGGCGACGAGCCCGGGCTCGCTCACGACGCCCCGTCGGCCCCGTCGGCCCCGACGCTCACGCACGGCCCCGACGCCCACCAGTCGCCGAGGGCGTCGAGGACCTCGTCGCCGAGCGGGTTGACGCCGCGCCCCATGGCCAGCGACTGGCCGGCGAGCACGTGGAGGCACTTGACCCGGTCGGGCATCCCGCCGGCGGTGATGCCCTCGATCTCGGGGACGTCGAGCCCGGCGCGCTCGCCGACCTCGGCACGCGCCTCGAGGTAGCGCTCGTGGGCGGCCCGGTAGGCGGCGGCGAGCTCCTCGTCGGTGCCGAGGCGCTCCTGCATCTGCTTCATCACGCCCGACCCCTCGAGGGTGCCGATGCGCGAGGCCGCGCGCGGGCAGGTCAGGTAGAAGGTGGTCGGGAACGGCGTGCCGTTGGGCAGCCGCGGCTCGGTGGTCACCACGTCCGGGTTGCCGCACGGGCAGCGGTGCCCGATCGAGTCGATGCCGCTCGGACGCCGACCGAGCTGGGCCTGGACGACGCGCTCGTCCGCCTCGTCGATGCGGGGGTTGTCGCGGTGGACCACCCCCGGCTCGTGCGGGGGGACCTTCTTGTGGCTCACTGCTTCGTACCGTCGATCACGTCTGCGGGCTGCTCCTCGGGCGGGGGTGGGTTGCCGGCGAGCTCCATCGACTCCCACGCGGCGGTCCACCATGCCTTGGGCACGGTCTTGATCACGTCGTCGGGGTCGTTGAGCGTGGCCTGGGCCTCGAGCGGCTTGCCGTCGGGTCCGATCACCTCGAAGCCCGACTCGCCGGGCATGAGGTAGCCGAAGCGGGCACGGGCCTGCGCCTTGACGTAGGCCGGGTCGTCCCACCGCGACTTCTCCCGCTCGAGGGCGTCGATGCTCGCCTCGCGCTCGGCGATCTGCGTCTTGAGGTCGCCGATGTGGGAGCGCTGCTGCAGGTAGGCGCGCAGCGACGAGGCGTAGGACACGGTCAGCACGGCGAGGACGAGGACGAGGACGGCGGCGCGGCCGGTGAACCGCGGCCGTCGCGTGCTCGGGTGGGGACGGGACGGACCCGGGACGGCCGCGAACGTGTCGGTCGCGCGGGTGGCGGCGGGACGCACCCCGGCCGCGCGCGGTCGGGAACCGCGCGCGCCGGGGCGCGTGGAGCTGCTCTGCCCCGGTCCGCGGGGGCCGTTCCCGCCGGCCCCGCCCCGGGGCGTACGGCGCTGGGAAGGCATGCGGACCAGTGTGCCTCGTTCAGCCCTGGAAACGCGGGAACGCGCGCGCCCCGGCGTAGCGAGCCGCGTCACCCAGCTCGTCCTCGATGCGCAGGAGCTGGTTGTACTTGGCGACCCGGTCCGAGCGGGCCGGCGCGCCGGTCTTGATCTGGCCGCAGTTGGTGGCGACGGCGAGGTCGGCGATGGTCGTGTCCTCGGTCTCGCCGGAGCGGTGGCTCATCATGTTGCGGAAGCCGGCGCGGTGCGCGAGCTCGACGGCGTCGAGGGTCTCGGTGAGCGAGCCGATCTGGTTGACCTTCACCAGCATCGCGTTGCCCTGGCCGCCGTCGATGCCGCGCTGGAGGCGCTCGACGTTGGTGACGAACAGGTCGTCGCCGACCAGCTGCGTCTTCGTGCCGAGCGCGTCGGTGATGGCCTTCCAGCCGGCCCAGTCCTCCTCGTCGAGCGGGTCCTCGACCGACACGATCGGGTACGCCGCGACCAGGTCGGCGTAGTAGGCGACCATCTCGTCGGTGGACTTCTTCGCGCCCTCGAAGGTGTAGGAGCCCGCGTCGTGGAACTCGCTCGCGGCGACGTCCATCGCCAGGGCGATGTCGGTGCCGAGGGTGAGGCCGGCGGCCTGCACGGCCTCCGCGATCAGGTCGAGCGCGGCGCGGTTGCTCTCCAGGTCGGGCGCGAAGCCCCCCTCGTCGCCGAGGCCGGTCGACAGGCCCTTCTTCTTCAGCACCGACTTGAGCGCGTGGTAGACCTCCGCGCCCTGGCGCAGCGCCTCGCGGAAGGTGGGCGCCCCGATCGGCGCGATCATGAACTCCTGCACGTCGACGTTGGAGTCGGCGTGGGCGCCGCCGTTGAGGATGTTCATCATCGGCACCGGCAGCAGGTGGGCGTTGGGGCCACCGACGTAGCGGAAGAGCGGCAGGCCGGCCGACTCCGCGGCCGCCTTGGCGGTGGCGAGCGAGACGCCGAGGATCGCGTTGGCGCCGAGCTTGGCCTTGTTGGGCGTGCCGTCGAGGTCGAGCATCACCTGGTCGATGAGGCGCTGGTCGTCGGCGTCGAGCCCCACGACCGCGCCCGCGATGTCGTCGATGACGCCGTCGACGGCCTTCTCGACGCCCTTGCCGAGGTAGCGGTCGCCGCCGTCACGCAGCTCGACGGCCTCGAACTGGCCGGTGGACGCGCCGCTGGGCACCGCGGCGCGGCCGAACGCGCCGTCCTCGAGGAGCACCTCCACCTCGACGGTGGGGTTGCCGCGCGAATCGAGGATCTCGCGGGCGCCGACGGCAGAGATGATGGACATGGAGGGCTCCTGACAGGGGACGACCGGGGAACGTCCGCCAGCCTAGTCAGGTCGGGCCGTGGCGTCGCCGGGGTGTCCGGCGGCGGCCGCCCGTCCCGCCTTCTCCGCGGCCTTGGCGGCGTCGTAGAGCGCCTCGACCTGCGCGACGTCGGTCGCGACGGCGTCGCCGAAGACGTGGGGGTTGCGCCGCTCCATCTTGGCGATCACGCCGCGCGCGACGTCGTCGAGGGTGAACTCCCCCGCCTCCTCGGCGATCACGGCGTGGATGACCACCTGCAGCAGCAGGTCGCCGAGCTCGTCGCACAGCGCGGCGGGGTCGCCGGACTCGATCGCCTCGACGACCTCCTCGGCCTCCTCGCGGACGTACGGGATGAGCGAGGTGTGGGTCTGCTGGCGCTTCCACGGGCACTCGCGCTGGAGCACCCGCATCTGGTCGGCGAACGCCTCCAGCGCCGAGCCGTCCGCGTCCACGACGCTCAGCCGCAGCGCTGGTTGAGCGGGAGGGTCTTGGCGAACGCGGTGTCGGGCTCGGTCTCCAGCCCCTTCTTCGCCAGCTCGCCGACGGCCACCGACGTGTTGGTGTCGATCGGCCGGAGCACCCCGTCGACGGCCTCGAGGCCGTAGCGCGGGTCGATCTCGATGCCGTTGGCGTCGGGCCACTGGTTGAACACGTCGACGCCGGCCTGGGTGGTCTGCTCCTCGGTGGGGTCGGCGACGCCCTGGTCGGCCAGCACGATCGCGCCGACCTGGTCGACCACGTCGGTGGCCAGCGCGTTGGCCGAGGTGAGCTCGACGTAGGTGCCGCGCACGGCCTCGGGCATCGTCGCCGCCGAGCGCTGGCGCTGCGCGACGTCGTTGCGGTAGCCCGAACCCGGCTCGATGCCGTAGTCGTCGGCGACCTGCAGCGCCTGCGCGCGCAGGATCATCAGCTGGATGGTGCCCTGGCGCACGAAGCTCATCGGCAGCACGGTGCTCTGCTGCTCGAACTGGTCGCCCAGCGCGGTGCACATCTCCCCCGCCGCCCGGTCGACCTCGCGGACGGTGAGCTCGTCGTCGCCCACCTTCGCCGCGACCCCCGGTGCGGCGCTCCCACAGCTCGACAGCAGCAGTCCGGCGACGACCGTCGTCGCGGCCGTCATCAGGCGGGTCCTGACCTTGCTCTGCTGCCTCACGGTCACTCCTTGCTCGCGGTGGCGGGCGCGGCCGGCGCCGGCACGTCGATGATGTCGTCGATCACACTCCGGGCCCATTCAAGCAGGGCGACGCCCGTGACGGGCTGCACGGGGAAACCCGACGGCTGCGGGCGCGGCACGAGGATGGTGCTGACCGGTGCCTTGACGATGCTGCGCGGGTGGAGCCGCTGGAGGCGTACGACGCGCGACTCGGGCAGGTCGACCGGCGCGAACCGGACGTTCTTGCCCGCGAGGGTCACCTCCTTCACCCCGGCCTGGCGGCAGCGGGCGCGGAACCGCGCCACGACCAGCAGCGACTCCACGACCTCCGGCGGCGTGCCGTAGCGGTCGACGAGCTCGGCGCGCACCTCGTCGACGTCGGCGTCGGCACGCACCTCGGCCAGCCGCTTGTAGATCTCGAGGCGCAGCCGCTCCGACGGGATGTAGTCGTGGGGCAGGTGGGCGTCGACGGGGAGCTCGATGCGGACCTCGGCGAGCTCCTCGTCGTTGCCGCCCTTGAAGTCGGCGACCGCCTCGCCGACGAGGCGGACGTAGAGGTCGAAGCCGACGTCGGCGATGTGGCCGGACTGCTCGCCGCCGAGCAGGTTGCCGGCGCCGCGGATCTCGAGGTCCTTCATCGCGATGGCCATGCCGCCGCCGAGGTCCGAGTGCTGGGCCAGCGTCGCGAGCCGCTCGTGGGCGGTCTCTGTGAGCGGCTTCTCCGCGGGGTAGAGGAAGTAGGCGTAGGCGCGCTCGCGCGAGCGACCCACGCGACCGCGCAGCTGGTGCAGCTGGGACAGGCCGAGGGTGTCGGAGCGCTCGATGATCATCGTGTTGGCGTTGGACACGTCGAGCCCCGACTCCACGAGCGTCGTGCAGACCAGGACGTCGAAGCGCTTCTCCCAGAAGTCCACCATGACCTGCTCGAGCTGGCGCTCGTTCATCTGGCCGTGGGCGGTCGCGACCCGCGCCTCGGGCACGAGCTCCTTGATCCGTGCGGCCGCCTTCTCGATCGACTGCACCCGGTTGTGGATGTAGAAGACCTGGCCCTCGCGCAGCAGCTCGCGCCGCACCGCCGCCACCACCTGGCGGTCCTCGTAGGCGCCGACGTAGGTGAGCACCGGGTGGCGCTCCTCCGGCGGGGTGGTGATCGTGGACATCTCGCGGATGCCGGTGACGGCCATCTCCAGGGTGCGCGGGATGGGCGTCGCGCTCATCGAGAGCACGTCGACCGACGTGCGCATCCGCTTCATCTGCTCCTTGTGCTCGACGCCGAAGCGCTGCTCCTCGTCGACGATGATCAGGCCGAGGTCCTTGACCCGGATGTCGGGGTTGAGCAGGCGGTGGGTGCCGACGACGATGTCGATCGACCCGTCCGCGAGGCCGGCGACGACCTCCGCGGCCTCCTTGTCGGTCTGGAAGCGCGACAGGCCCCTGATCACGACCGGGAAGCCCGACATCCGCTCCGAGAAGGTCGACAGGTGCTGGGTGACGAGCAGGGTCGTCGGCACCAGCACCGCGACCTGCTTGCCGTCCTGGACGGCCTTGAACGCCGCGCGCAC
Above is a genomic segment from Nocardioides okcheonensis containing:
- a CDS encoding MazG nucleotide pyrophosphohydrolase domain-containing protein, whose protein sequence is MDADGSALEAFADQMRVLQRECPWKRQQTHTSLIPYVREEAEEVVEAIESGDPAALCDELGDLLLQVVIHAVIAEEAGEFTLDDVARGVIAKMERRNPHVFGDAVATDVAQVEALYDAAKAAEKAGRAAAAGHPGDATARPD
- a CDS encoding uracil-DNA glycosylase produces the protein MTLLPHPVVGGAFDSPVTPGTGWPDDPATAATPVARDADDVRRLAADADLAGLEARVSVCAACPRLVQWREDVARDKRASFADQPYWGRPIPGWGDPDPSLLVVGLAPAANGGNRTGRIFTGDPSADWIFASLHRTGWATQPGSEHAGDGQRLLGARMVATVRCAPPDNKPTVVERDTCAPWIAAELALLPSVRAVVALGAFGWNGAVRSLVAAGAPAPARRPRFGHGEEVRLGDVTLLGCYHPSPHNTYTGRLTADMTDAVLERARALTRPGV
- a CDS encoding DUF501 domain-containing protein, with the protein product MDEADERVVQAQLGRRPSGIDSIGHRCPCGNPDVVTTEPRLPNGTPFPTTFYLTCPRAASRIGTLEGSGVMKQMQERLGTDEELAAAYRAAHERYLEARAEVGERAGLDVPEIEGITAGGMPDRVKCLHVLAGQSLAMGRGVNPLGDEVLDALGDWWASGPCVSVGADGADGAS
- a CDS encoding Ppx/GppA phosphatase family protein; protein product: MSEPGLVAAIDCGTNSIKVLVGRVRTDGGVDVVLRDSRVVRLGQGVDRTGELADEALARTFAAIDEFAAVVAEHGVAAGRLRFCATSATRDASNAAVFAQGVRRRLGVEPEVLSGPEEAALVFAGAIAGRAAAPEEPVLVVDIGGGSTELVLGEAGERQAVSMDIGSVRLHERHLHGDPPTADEVAACVADIDRTLDTSGVPLDRARTVIGTSGTIKTLACGVLDLPAYDREAFDGAELSNADTSRFVADLIALSVEERRALPYMHPGRADVIDAGALIWDRVLRRVPVPVHLVSEADILHGIAAAIGR
- the eno gene encoding phosphopyruvate hydratase, producing the protein MSIISAVGAREILDSRGNPTVEVEVLLEDGAFGRAAVPSGASTGQFEAVELRDGGDRYLGKGVEKAVDGVIDDIAGAVVGLDADDQRLIDQVMLDLDGTPNKAKLGANAILGVSLATAKAAAESAGLPLFRYVGGPNAHLLPVPMMNILNGGAHADSNVDVQEFMIAPIGAPTFREALRQGAEVYHALKSVLKKKGLSTGLGDEGGFAPDLESNRAALDLIAEAVQAAGLTLGTDIALAMDVAASEFHDAGSYTFEGAKKSTDEMVAYYADLVAAYPIVSVEDPLDEEDWAGWKAITDALGTKTQLVGDDLFVTNVERLQRGIDGGQGNAMLVKVNQIGSLTETLDAVELAHRAGFRNMMSHRSGETEDTTIADLAVATNCGQIKTGAPARSDRVAKYNQLLRIEDELGDAARYAGARAFPRFQG
- a CDS encoding SurA N-terminal domain-containing protein → MRQQSKVRTRLMTAATTVVAGLLLSSCGSAAPGVAAKVGDDELTVREVDRAAGEMCTALGDQFEQQSTVLPMSFVRQGTIQLMILRAQALQVADDYGIEPGSGYRNDVAQRQRSAATMPEAVRGTYVELTSANALATDVVDQVGAIVLADQGVADPTEEQTTQAGVDVFNQWPDANGIEIDPRYGLEAVDGVLRPIDTNTSVAVGELAKKGLETEPDTAFAKTLPLNQRCG
- a CDS encoding FtsB family cell division protein, which translates into the protein MPSQRRTPRGGAGGNGPRGPGQSSSTRPGARGSRPRAAGVRPAATRATDTFAAVPGPSRPHPSTRRPRFTGRAAVLVLVLAVLTVSYASSLRAYLQQRSHIGDLKTQIAEREASIDALEREKSRWDDPAYVKAQARARFGYLMPGESGFEVIGPDGKPLEAQATLNDPDDVIKTVPKAWWTAAWESMELAGNPPPPEEQPADVIDGTKQ